One Chlamydiota bacterium genomic region harbors:
- a CDS encoding SocA family protein: MKNNETFLKMALDIIRATCVNFQRRSVAKGTSTSTICRNSLEGKKMRTEIAPKRFKQDNDKLKELIIYIAEKSVDDMYFEATKLNKILFFCDMLYYGMYGKPITGADYFAIDEGPAPRQMVPIMMEMEKRDKTVRVITRQFFNHEQNRVIPLRDSDPSKFSGQEIAFIDSIIDRLKDKSAGDLVKISHKYPAYKLTPRRDSIPYELIFISQDPPSPEDHARGLELAKKYGWKI; this comes from the coding sequence AAAACAATGAAACTTTTTTGAAAATGGCTCTTGACATTATTAGAGCGACGTGCGTAAACTTTCAAAGGAGGAGTGTAGCAAAAGGGACAAGTACCTCAACGATTTGCCGCAACTCGTTGGAGGGCAAGAAAATGAGAACAGAAATTGCTCCCAAGAGATTCAAGCAGGATAACGACAAGCTGAAAGAGCTTATCATCTACATTGCCGAGAAATCGGTAGATGATATGTATTTTGAGGCTACCAAGCTGAACAAGATCCTTTTCTTCTGTGACATGCTTTACTACGGTATGTACGGTAAGCCTATAACTGGTGCGGACTACTTCGCCATAGACGAGGGACCCGCGCCGAGACAGATGGTCCCGATAATGATGGAGATGGAGAAAAGGGACAAAACTGTAAGGGTAATAACACGTCAGTTTTTTAACCATGAACAGAACAGGGTTATACCATTAAGGGATTCAGACCCAAGTAAGTTTAGTGGACAAGAGATTGCTTTCATAGACAGTATCATAGATCGACTTAAGGATAAGAGTGCTGGAGATTTGGTCAAGATTAGTCATAAGTACCCTGCATACAAGCTTACTCCTCGTAGGGATTCAATACCGTATGAGTTAATCTTCATATCGCAGGATCCGCCTTCTCCGGAGGATCATGCAAGGGGACTAGAACTGGCCAAGAAATATGGATGGAAAATCTAA